Proteins from one Penicillium digitatum chromosome 2, complete sequence genomic window:
- a CDS encoding Phosphatase family protein: MSTKAQAPSGSEHTGQSENTGPIKNPGFDVLSLSRAVRARKAEYTGRRTIRVKVGTWNVAGISGTEKDVGKWFVQGDGVCPKFSGTNYAREPEFQSSTKDDQQRSDGNEKGTFHYSPEEIDLYVLGLQEVVDISSPTEALRPYVDLAPSKRWKEAVGSALPEGYQLVSEVQLVGLLLLIYASPAIGDSISSVSSTYVGTGLMGYMGNKGAVTTRLVLGETTRVVFVNCHLAAGSDKSSLDRRNWDSSQIVQRARFDAVWSEGESTSDSGEAIGDEDFTFWFGDLNYRLDDIPGDDVRLVLARHTDNEYDKKRQAKQSSSRSLNTKSDSDDEPSSSSPPEEEEETEPVTDPVTDDEIDPHNDPTSLQTTISSLLPHDQLRIQQRKGAAFHKGWREGHITFLPTYKYDVGSVAVFDSSEKQRAPSWCDRILFRSHRDKLRHEKLDQEAEEARKRDEEMKASGLDKAVADDYVLFEYDPDADGVNSEENRSDDDQAAGDDDDAITVASIDSSHDSICLDHYVSHQGILSSDHKPLDAVFALSFDAVNRELKLKVHQEVARELDKAENEARPDLTVVVDKHGDQKRLDKDPDTVDFGDIAFDVPAHRSLTIANTSGTAATFSFSGRHDADDKTIAQPPSWLVIHVCKSADIAHETGQAMTTSSESHTLLPGEVANVDITAYVRSIEHVRLLNIGKVKLEDIIVLHVDGGRDHFISVHGHWLPTCFGCSVDELTRMPEAGARSLAKSNTPHPSSTAGSKEIRLSAPRELFRLTEAISELTERAVAEWSMTNGESEEHRAPWATDLSGGAWPFQPDTWTLKDPQERAALQTTVREALDTSKSLTSIFAPELSSLHRLEVLSETLLTFLNALQDGIVTAKVWQDMEQQIIAREKSKSPPRNWEETQAWVLEHLAYSPAHSVSFTFVTFMLAHIANEVAPISSGTPLLPLSKEGKHIVPTEPADKQSGTADQDQAQSPTPTSATALVTSGSFHRRNRSTSTSAGTSPDSTGQNPSIARRQAVETALASIFSLVLISVSAPLSPKEKERRISEERRRSIIEPFLKMVTVDDRGPSGGRS; the protein is encoded by the coding sequence ATGAGCACTAAAGCTCAAGCGCCATCCGGGTCAGAGCACACGGGTCAGTCGGAAAACACGGGACCGATTAAGAACCCGGGATTTGACGTTTTGTCGCTTTCGCGTGCGGTCAGAGCAAGAAAAGCCGAGTACACAGGCCGGCGAACTATCCGAGTCAAGGTCGGCACGTGGAATGTAGCCGGCATCTCCGGCACCGAGAAAGACGTTGGAAAGTGGTTTGTTCAAGGAGACGGGGTGTGCCCGAAGTTCTCCGGGACAAACTATGCACGGGAGCCAGAGTTCCAATCATCCACCAAGGATGACCAGCAGAGATCAGACGGCAATGAAAAAGGAACCTTTCACTACAGTCCCGAAGAGATCGACCTGTACGTCTTGGGCTTGCAAGAAGTAGTCGACATCTCTTCCCCAACGGAAGCACTACGGCCATATGTCGACTTGGCACCGTCCAAGCGGTGGAAGGAAGCAGTTGGGAGCGCGCTACCTGAAGGATATCAGCTAGTCTCCGAGGTCCAGCTGGTCGGCTTGTTGCTTCTGATATATGCGTCGCCCGCCATTGGAGACAGTATTTCTTCTGTCAGTAGTACCTATGTTGGTACGGGGCTGATGGGATACATGGGAAACAAGGGCGCAGTGACAACGCGCCTTGTCTTGGGCGAAACGACTCGTGTAGTGTTTGTCAACTGTCATCTCGCGGCAGGGTCCGATAAAAGCAGCTTAGACCGACGCAACTGGGACTCTTCTCAGATTGTCCAGCGTGCTAGATTTGACGCGGTTTGGTCCGAGGGTGAATCAACTAGTGATTCGGGTGAAGCAATTGGAGATGAAGATTTTACTTTCTGGTTTGGTGACCTCAACTATCGCCTCGACGATATCCCTGGCGATGATGTGCGCCTAGTCCTCGCTCGTCATACTGACAATGAGTACGACAAAAAGCGCCAAGCAAAGCAGTCGTCAAGCCGTTCTTTGAACACCAAATctgattctgatgatgagccgtcttcttcttccccccccgaagaagaagaggagacgGAACCAGTCACCGACCCTGTCACCGACGATGAGATTGATCCCCATAATGACCCTACTTCTCTTCAAACGACCATCTCCTCACTTCTCCCACATGATCAACTCAGAATTCAGCAGAGAAAAGGAGCAGCTTTCCACAAGGGTTGGCGGGAAGGTCATATCACTTTCTTGCCTACGTACAAATACGATGTTGGGAGTGTGGCTGTGTTTGATTCGAGCGAAAAGCAGCGGGCTCCTAGCTGGTGTGATCGGATTCTGTTTCGCAGTCACCGGGATAAGCTAAGACATGAGAAGCTCGACCAGGAAGCGGAGGAGGCCCGAAAGAGGGACGAGGAGATGAAGGCAAGCGGGCTGGACAAGGCTGTTGCCGATGATTACGTCTTGTTTGAATATGATCCTGATGCAGACGGTGTGAACAGCGAGGAGAACAGATCAGACGATGATCAAGCCGctggtgatgatgacgatgcaatcacAGTTGCATCGATCGACTCTTCCCACGATTCAATCTGCTTGGACCATTATGTGTCACACCAAGGCATTCTTTCATCGGACCATAAGCCTCTGGATGCTGTCTTTGCCTTGAGCTTTGATGCAGTCAATCGCGAACTCAAATTAAAGGTTCATCAAGAAGTGGCCCGTGAATTGGACAAGGCCGAGAACGAAGCTCGGCCGGACCTTACTGTTGTAGTAGATAAACATGGTGACCAAAAGCGCTTAGATAAAGACCCTGATACTGTCGATTTCGGTGATATTGCCTTTGATGTGCCAGCTCATCGGTCCTTAACCATTGCCAACACCAGCGGCACCGCAGCCACTTTTTCATTCTCGGGACGGCATGATGCTGACGACAAGACCATTGCACAACCACCCTCATGGCTCGTTATCCACGTCTGCAAGTCTGCAGACATCGCCCATGAAACTGGTCAAGCGATGACCACTTCGTCTGAGAGCCACACTCTGCTGCCTGGAGAAGTAGCAAATGTTGATATCACAGCTTACGTTCGCAGCATCGAACACGTCCGGTTGCTTAATATTGGAAAGGTCAAACTAGAAGACATAATAGTCCTTCACGTCGACGGCGGTCGCGACCACTTTATCTCTGTTCACGGCCATTGGCTACCCACCTGCTTCGGTTGCAGTGTAGACGAGTTGACTCGCATGCCAGAAGCGGGTGCTCGAAGTTTGGCCAAATCCAACACCCCTCATCCATCCAGCACAGCTGGATCCAAGGAAATCCGCTTGTCGGCACCTCGCGAACTTTTCCGTTTGACCGAGGCGATCTCCGAGCTGACAGAACGTGCTGTCGCAGAGTGGAGCATGACAAATGGTGAATCCGAGGAGCATAGAGCCCCATGGGCAACGGACCTCTCCGGGGGAGCATGGCCTTTCCAGCCTGATACTTGGACTCTAAAGGACCCACAGGAGCGTGCCGCGCTGCAAACTACCGTGCGTGAAGCCCTCGACACCAGCAAGTCCCTTACCTCGATATTTGCTCCTGAGTTATCCTCTCTCCATCGGTTGGAGGTCCTATCGGAAACCCTTCTCACATTCCTCAACGCGCTCCAAGATGGCATTGTCACCGCCAAAGTATGGCAAGATATGGAGCAGCAAATAATCGCGCGCGAGAAAAGCAAATCCCCTCCTCGGAACTGGGAAGAAACCCAGGCATGGGTGCTTGAGCATCTGGCCTACTCGCCAGCACACAGCGTATCATTCACGTTTGTCACTTTCATGCTCGCCCACATCGCCAATGAAGTGGCTCCAATATCGTCCGGTACACCATTGCTCCCATTGTCCAAGGAAGGAAAGCACATTGTCCCCACAGAACCGGCAGACAAGCAGTCTGGAACAGCAGACCAGGATCAAGCTCAATCTCCTACTCCTACTTCCGCAACTGCCTTAGTAACCAGCGGCAGTTTCCACCGCAGGAACCGTTCCACGAGCACATCTGCTGGCACCAGCCCTGACTCCACTGGTCAGAACCCTTCCATAGCACGCCGACAAGCAGTCGAGACTGCTTTAGCATCCATCTTTTCACTCGTACTTATTTCTGTCTCTGCTCCACTGTCACCTAAAGAGAAAGAGCGCCGTATCTCTGAAGAGCGGAGGCGATCAATCATTGAACCATTCTTAAAGATGGTTACGGTGGATGACCGAGGTCCATCTGGGGGTCGGTCTTGA
- a CDS encoding monooxygenase FAD-binding protein, which translates to MADSPIQRQLNTRRASTFEESQRRNSTLSDSLSEARNSIRSSTDDLFLPRVAKYHDEISAEESHWHSAPLGLALLPAIAGVFFHEGSSFVTDVTLLVLAAIFLNWSVRLPWDWYRSAQAIRGEESGLPACDDSQFELDDDHEPQQKEIATATSELQIHELAALAACFIFPIVGTCLLHAIRSSLSRPSEGLVSNYNLTIFLLASEVRPVSHLLRLIQKRTLHLQRIVSSSTDPIISPTTLQDLSKRLEELEAHVAETATARLAANSIDKGPHRLSPKEQGQNQPETSLSLVASAAFETRKAIQPEIEALNRAVRRYEKQFALFTLQTDQRFARLETQASDAIALAAAAKRSTESQRPNYALVLLDWACACVIVPARSALLVGSLPGRAVAGCWDAAKRMLPGRKVVPQQRSKSRSGLKGKVVARAGGRAEGAGSSNVYWEGGALGPQRRSGVRNGNEA; encoded by the exons ATGGCTGATTCGCCCATTCAGCGCCAGTTGAACACACGTCGCGCCTCTACCTTTGAGGAGAGTCAACGACGGAACTCCACTCTCTCGGACTCACTCTCAGAGGCCCGCAACTCCATCCGCTCATCGACCGACGACTTGTTTCTACCTCGTGTGGCAAAATACCATGATGAAATTTCAGCTGAAGAATCGCATTGGCATTCAGCACCGCTCGGATTGGCCCTGCTGCCTGCAATTGCGGGTGTTTTCTTCCATGAAGGTAGTTCCTTCGTTACCGATGTCACATTACTAGTCCTGGCCGCTATATTTCTCAACTGGTCTGTCCGGTTACCTTG GGACTGGTACCGCTCAGCCCAGGCCATTCGaggagaagaaagcggaTTGCCAGCGTGCGACGATTCACAGTTCGAGCTCGACGACGACCACGAACCCCAACAGAAAGAAATAGCAACAGCCACCTCTGAGCTCCAAATCCACGAACTCGCCGCTTTAGCCGCCTGCTTTATATTTCCCATAGTTGGCACCTGTCTCCTGCACGCCATCCGCTCCAGTCTCTCCCGACCCTCCGAGGGCCTAGTGTCAAACTACAACCTAACAATCTTCCTCCTAGCCTCAGAAGTCCGCCCAGTCTCCCACCTCCTAAGACTAATCCAAAAACGAACACTACACCTCCAACGCATCGTATCATCCTCAACAGACCCTATCATCAGCCCAACAACTCTGCAAGACCTATCAAAGCGCCTCGAAGAACTCGAAGCCCACGTCGCAGAGACAGCAACTGCCCGTCTTGCAGCCAACTCAATAGATAAAGGTCCCCATCGCCTCTCCCCAAAAGAACAAGGACAGAACCAACCCGAGACATCCCTATCCCTCGTCGCCAGCGCAGCCTTCGAAACTCGAAAAGCTATCCAGCCCGAGATCGAAGCCCTTAATCGCGCCGTCAGGCGCTACGAGAAACAATTCGCCCTATTCACTCTGCAGACGGATCAGCGTTTCGCACGGCTCGAGACTCAGGCTAGCGACGCGATTGCActggctgctgctgcgaaGCGGTCGACGGAGTCCCAGCGTCCGAACTATGCGCTTGTCCTGCTGGACTGGGCTTGCGCGTGTGTCATTGTTCCTGCTCGGAGTGCGCTGTTGGTTGGTAGCTTGCCTGGGCGTGCGGTCGCAGGGTGTTGGGATGCTGCGAAGCGCATGCTTCCCGGGCGGAAGGTTGTGCCGCAGCAGAGATCGAAGTCTAGATCTGGGTTGAAGGGGAAGGTTGTAGCTCGGGCTGGGGGTCGAGCTGAGGGGGCCGGATCGTCGAATGTGTATTGGGAGGGTGGTGCGCTGGGGCCGCAGCGGCGGTCTGGGGTGAGGAATGGGAATGAGGCGTGA